AAGACCGCGAAGCCGCCGCCGAACAAGCCCGCGACATGGTCGAGGGCGGCGCCGGCCAACAGGACGGCCTGGGCTTCGAAGCCTGATCGACCTGACGGTTGAAACGATCAAGGGCGCGTCCTCCGGGACGCGCCCTTTTTCTTTGCCCGATGCCCTCCGGCCGTCCCGGCGAGACCTATAACTTTGGTCCGAAAGGATAAATCGGACGACCAGCCACGGCCTGGCCGTCCACCGCCAGCCGCGCGTCATCGATATGTCAAATATGCAACGTCGTGAAAGGAAGCGGTTAAGGCGTGCTTGACCGCCCCGGCCGACGCAACCAGCCTGCTGCTCAAGAACGGCGTCTGGGGCATTTCGGCAATGATCTTGCCGCGCACTCCTCCGTAGACCGACCAAAGGGAAACATCCCGGCCTGCGCCGGATCCAGGGATCAGGCGATCACCCCCGGCGCTCACACGTCGGCCCTTTCCTCGGTTTCCAGGCGCACCCCATGCAAGCTCGTTCTTCCCGCACCCTTCTTCTGGCCTTCGCCTCCGCCGGCGCGATGCTGGCCTGCCCGCTCGTGGCCTCCGCGCAAACCGCCCCGGCGGCGCCGCAGGATGACGCCTCTACCGTCGAGGAAGTGGTCGTCACCGGCACCCGGGTCGCGGGCCGTTCGCGCCTGGACACCGTCGCTCCCGTAGATGTGATCTCGGGCGAGACCCTGCAGCGTTCGGGTACGGGCACCGAGCTGGCCGCCTCCCTGGCCGCCGCCGCCCCCTCCATCAGCTTCCCCCGCCCGGCCATCTCGGACGGTTCGGACCATGTGCGTCCGGCCACCCTGCGCGGTCTCGCTCCCGACCAGACCCTGGTTCTGATCAACGGCGTGCGCGGGCACATCGCGGCCCTGCTCAACGTCAACGGCGCGATCGGTCGCGGCTCGACGGCGTTCGACCTGAACACCATTCCGACCGTCACCCTGGGATCGACCGAAGTCCTGCGCGACGGCGCCTCGGCCCAGTACGGCTCCGAAGCCATCGCCGGTGTGATCAACCTGCGTCTGCGCGAGGCCAACCACGGCGGCGGCCTGACCCTGAACTACGGCGTCTATGACACCGACTTCGACACGGCCCGCGGCTCGCACAGCCGCCACGACGGCGAGACGACCTCGGTCGCCGGCTGGGTCGGCCTGCCCCTCGGCTCGGAAGGCTTCCTGACAGTGTCGGGCGAGCTGCAGCAGCGCGACCCGACAAACCGCTCGGACTACGCCGCCCCGGCGGCGGTCAACGGCGGCTCGTCGACCACGGTCCTGGCCCGGTTCGGCGATCCGAAGCTGAAGTCCGGCTCGATCTGGTACAACGCCGGCACGCCCCTGTCGGCGGGCTGGGAGGCCTACAGCTTCGGCGGCTACCAGCACCGCTACTCCCAATCGGCCGCCACGGCGCGTCCGTACAATGACGCCCGCAACGTCACCGCCATCTATCCGAACGGCTTCACCCCCGTGATCGGCGCCGAGATCGACGACTACAACCTGTATGGCGGCATCAAGGGCCAGGCGGCCGGCTTCGACGTCGACCTGTCGGTGGGCTGGGGCCGCAACGAGCTGACCTATACGGTCCTGAACTCCCTCAACGCATCCTATGGCGCGGCGTCCAAGACCTTCTTCCAGGCCGGCGGTCTCGACTACGACCAGCTGACCGTGGGCCTAGACGCGGTCAAGCCGATCGAGCTGGGCCTCTATGAGCCGCTCAACCTGGCCGTCGGCGCGGAATACCGTCGCGAAACCTTCGGCATGACGCCCGGCGAGGCCGCCTCCTACAACAAGGGGCCGCTGAACGCCGCCCTGGGCTCGCAAGGTTTCCCCGGCTTCAGCCCCTCAACCGCCATCGACGTGGATCGCCACAACTGGGCCGTCTACGCCGACCTGGAAGGCAAGTTCACCGAACAGTTCACCTTGGGCGGCGCGGTCCGGTACGAAGACTACTCCGACTTCGGCGACACCCTGACGGGCAAGCTGTCGGCGCGTTACGACGTCAACCCATTCTTCGCCCTGCGCGGCGCGATCTCGACCGGCTTCAAGGCGCCGGCGCTCCAACAGCAGTACTTCAGCTACACCTCGACCAATCTGGTGACCACGACGGCCGGCACCTCGCTGATCGAGGCCGGCACCTTCCGGGTGAACTCGCCGACCGCCATCGCTTTGGGCGCCAAGCCGCTTGAGCCTGAAATGTCGACCAACTTCTCGGGCGGCTTCGTGCTGCGCAAGGGCGGCTTCGAGCTGACGGTCGACGCCTACCGCATCGATATCCAGGACCGGATCGTCTACTCCGAGAACCTCGGCGGGACCGGGTCGCGCGACGGCCAGTCGGCGGCGACGGCGGCGGCGATCAATGCCTATCTGACCTCGGCCTTCGGCATCAGCGCCGCCCGCTTCTTCCTGAACGGCGTCGACACCTCGACCAGCGGCGTGGACGTGGTGGGCCGCTACCGCATGCCCACCGACAGCTGGGGCCGCTTCGACTTCACGGTCGCGGCGAACTTCAACTCCACGGAGATCACCCGCACCCCGTCCAACCCGACGATCTCCATCCCGGGCGGGGCCACGATCACCACCACCCCGGGCTTCCTGTTCGACCGCGCCAACGTCCTGGCCTTCGAGGAGGGCACGCCGGAACAAAAGATCCTCGGCAGCGTCGACTGGACCTACGGCGGCTTCGGCGTCACGGCCAAGGCGACCTATTACGACAGCGTCCTGATCGCCAACAACGCGTCCAGCCTCGACTATTCGACCGGCTACGCGACCCTGCTGGATCTGGAAGGCCGCTATCAGCTGCCGTGGGGCGTCGCCGCCGCGGTGGGGGTCAACAACCTGACCGACGAATATCCGATCTTCACCCCGGCCGCGATCAACGGCACGACCGGGTCGGTGGGCTTCCCGCAGTACTCGCCCTACGGCTTCAACGGGCGCTTCTTCTACGGCCGGCTGAGCTACAGCTTCTAGGCCGCTCGCGGCACGGACGAGGGCGGCGCGGGGAGCGATCCCCGCGCCGCTTCCGTTTTGGCCTTGCGCAGGTCATTGTTTCGCCACCGGAGCCCCGCCAAGCTTGGCCTTAGGAACAAGGGGAAAGATCATGTTCAAGCGCGTCGCCATCCTCGCTGTCGCCGTCAGCCTGATCGCCACGGCCGCCAGCGCCATGACGGTGCAGGAGTTCCTGACGACCGCCAGCCGCATCCCCCAGAACCCCACCGCCCTGCTGCGCTCCGACACCCGCCGGCTGATGAACGAATTCAAGGGCGGCATGCAGACCGTACGCGCCGAACAGACCGCCGATCGCGCCGCCGGACGTCGCCCCGCGACCTGCATGCCCGAGAAGGTCAGCTTCAACGTCAATGAGATCCTGGGCCGCTTCAACGCCATCCCGGCGGCGCGCCGCGGCCAGATCAGCGTGACCCAGGCGTTGCGCGAATGGATGGCCGACCGCTATCCCTGCCCGGCATAAGGGCTCTTCCTTAAGGCTTGCCGCAAGGATCCTTCCTTTGGAAAGCTCCGTTCCCTGACAGGATTGGATATTTTCACCCTGTCCCCAGAAGGGCTTGGGTTGTCCACGGATGCGGGGGCGACCGAGCATGTCGCAGGGGCGTGCGACGGGTAAGGCGTTAACACAATGAACGCTTACACCCCCTTCCCCGATACGGTCGCCGTCCCGTCCCTGCCGCACAACCTCGAGGTCGAGCAGGCGCTGCTCGGCGCGCTGATGTTCGACAACGCCATCTTCGAGCGGCTGTCCGACCGGCTGCGGGGCACGCATTTCTACGAGCCCTTCCATCAGCGGCTCTATGACGCCATCGAGGACCACATCCGCCAGGGGATGCTGGCCGAGCCGACCATCCTGATGGAGCGGTTCAAACAGGACCCGGCCTTCGCCGAGTTCGGCGGGCTGCGCTATCTGGCCGACCTGATGGACCGGGCGCCTCCGGGGGCCAATGCGCCGGACTATGCGCGCGTCGTCTACGATCTGGCCCTGCGCCGCGACCTGATCCGCATCGGCGGCGATATGATCAAGGACGCGCCGGATCCGGAGACCGCGGCCATCGACAAGATCGAACAGGCCGAACTGACCCTCTACTCCCTGGCCGAGAGCGGGGCACCCTCGTCCGGTTTCGTCAGCTTTTCCCACGCCTTGGCCGGCGCCGTTCAGATGGCGGGCGAAGCCTATCAGCGCGAAGGCAAGCTGGCGGGTCTGGCCACCCATCTGGACGACCTCGATTCCAAGCTGGGCGGCATGCACCCGTCCGACCTTCTGATCCTCGCGGGCCGTCCGTCGATGGGCAAGACGGCGCTGGCGACCAACATCGCCTTCAACGTGGCCCGAAACTACCGTTGGGAGCCGACCCCCGACGGCCGCAAGACCGTGTCCGGCGGCGTCGTCGCCTTCTATTCGCTGGAAATGAGCGCCGAACAGCTGGCCATGCGGATCCTGGCCGACGCCTCAGGCGTGTCGTCCGACAAGCTCCGCAAGGGCGAGATCGACGCTTCGGACTTCGGCCGCATCCGCGACGCGGCCATCGAGATCGGCGAAAGCCCCCTCTACATCGACGCCACCGGCGGTCTGGCCATTTCCAAACTGGCCGCCCGCGCCCGCCGCCTGAAGCGGATGGAACAGGGCCTCGACCTGATCATCGTCGACTATCTTCAGCTGATCACCGTCGGCGAGGGCAACGGCAACAAGAACCGGGTGCAGGAAGTCTCCGAGATCACTGGCGGCCTGAAGGCCCTGGCCAAGGAGCTGAACGTCCCGATCATCGCCCTGTCGCAGCTGTCGCGTCAGGTCGAGCAGCGCGAGGACAAGCGGCCCCAGTTGTCCGACCTGCGGGAATCGGGCTCGATCGAGCAGGACGCCGACTGCGTGATGTTCGTGTACCGTGAGAGCTATTATCTGGGCCGGACCGAGCCGCGTGAGGGCACCGAGGAGCACCTCAAGTGGCAGGAGGACATGGATGTCCTGCAGCACCAGGCCGAAGTCGTCATCGGCAAGCAGCGCCACGGCCCCATCGGCATCGTGAAACTGAGCTTCGACGCTGACACCACCCGCTTCGGCAACCTGGCTAAGGGCTATGGCTCAAGCTTCGGCGACATTCCGGAGTGATGACGGCCGCGACTTACGGCATAAGGCGCCCATGCACGCCCCTGCCCGCCTGACCGTCGACCTCAACGCCCTCGCGCGGAACTACCAGACCCTCGGCCGGGTCAGCGGCCTGCCGGTTCAGCCGGTGGTCAAGGCGGACGGCTATGGGCTGGGCGCCGCGGCCGTGGCGACGCGGCTGATGGCCGAGGGGGCGCGAACCTTCTTCGTGGCGCGCGGAACCGAGGGGATCGCCCTGCGCGAGGCTCTGGGTCCTGAGGCGGTCATCTATGTTCTGGACGGCTGTCACGGCGATCAGGCGGCGACGCTGAAGGCGGCGGGGATCCGACCCGTGATCAATCATGGACAGCAGCAGGCGGCCTGGACGGCGGTCGGCGGCGGCCCTTGCGGCCTGCAGATCGACACCGGCATGAACCGGCTCGGCTTCCGCCCCGAGGACGCGCCCGAGCCATTCGAGGGGCTGGAGCTTGTCATGACCCATCTGGCCTGCGCCGACGAGCCGTCCGAGCCGATGAATACCCGCCAGCGCGACGCCTTCGCCGCCGCCACTCTGAAATATCCCGGCGTCACACGGTCCTTCGCCAACTCCAGCGGCTGCTTCCTGGGGCCGGAATTCCGGTTCGACGTCGTGCGGCCGGGCATCGGCCTCTATGGCGGCGGCCCCGAGGCGAAGGCCGACCCGCGCATCGCCGCGGTCGCCACCCTGACCGCCGAAGTGCTCCAGACCCGCGACGTGCCCGCAGGTGAAAGCGTCGGCTATTCGCGCGGTTTCATCGCCGAGACGCCCGTGCGGGTCGCCACCTGCGCCACCGGCTATGCTGACGGCCTGATCCGCGCGACCGGCACCAGCGGCTCCGGCCAGGTCTGGGTTCATGGCGAGACGCGCCGTATCCTCGGCCGGGTGTCGATGGATGTCATCGCGGTCGACATCACCGGGCTCGACGTCGCCGTCGGCGATTCCATCGAACTGTTCGGCGCGAACCGCCTCGTGGACGATGCGGCGAAGGCGGCGGGGACGATCAGCTATGAGATGCTGACCTCGGTCATGCCCCGTGTGCCGCGCGCCTATATCGGCTAGTCGGCCAAGAAGGGCGTCAGTTCCGGACGCACCCCACCTACAGCCCCCTGCCCGATCTCGACCGACTCCTGTAAGCCGGTCGTATGGCGAGAGACGGTGCGATCTATGTGTGTCAATCCTGCGGGGCGGTGCACGGCAAATGGGCGGGGCAGTGCAACGCCTGCAATCAGTGGAACGTCATCGTCGAGGAGAGCCGTGCGGCCCCTCCCGGCGCGCTGAAGCCCGTCAGCGCTTCGAAAACACGCGGCCTGCAGTTCGAATCCCTGATGTCGGAGACGCCGGAGCCGGCGCGCATCATCACTGGGGTGACCGAATTCGACCGCGTCTGCGGCGGCGGGGTGGTGCCGGGCTCCGCCCTGCTGCTGTCCGGCGACCCGGGCGTCGGCAAGTCGACCCTGCTGCTGGACGTCGCGGGCCGCGCGGCCCTCGCGGGCGTGAAAGTGGCCTATATCTCGGGCGAGGAGGCGATTGAGCAGATCCGCTCGCGCGCCAAGCGGATGGGACTGGAGAAGGCGCCGGTGGCCCTGGCCTCGGCGACAGCGCTCCGCGACATCCTCGGCACCCTGAAGCGCGAGAAGTTCGACATCGTCATCGTCGATTCCGTCCAGACACTTTGGTCCGACGCCCATGAGGCCGGGCCGGGCTCGGTGACCCAGGTCCGGGCCTGCGCCGGGGAGCTGGTGCGCATGGCCAAGGCGGGCGGTCCCGCCGTTGTCCTCGTGGGCCACGTCACCAAGGACGGTCAGGTGGCCGGTCCGCGCGTGGTCGAACATATGGTCGACGCCGTCCTGAGCTTCGAGGGCGAGCGCGGCTATCCGTTCCGCATCCTGCGCGCCGGCAAGAACCGCTTCGGCGCCACCGACGAGATCGGCGTCTTCGAGATGGGCGACACCGGCCTGCGCGAGGTGTCCAATCCCTCGGCCCTGTTCCTCGGCGAGGGCAAGGAGCGGGCCCCTGGCGCCGCCGTCTTCGCCGGGATCGAGGGCTCACGGCCGGTGCTGGTCGAGATCCAGGCCCTGGTCGCCCCCTCGGCCTACGGCACGCCGCGCCGCGCGGTGATCGGCTGGGAGACGGGACGTCTGGCCATGGTTCTGGCCGTGCTGGAGGCCCGCTGCGGAATCGGCTTCGGCAATCAGGACGTCTATCTGAACGTCGCCGGGGGGTTGAGGATCAACGAGCCCGCGGCCGATCTGGCGGCGGCGGCGGCCCTGATCAGCTCCGCGACCGGCGTGCCCCTGCCCCAGGGCTGCGTCGTCTTCGGCGAGATCAGCCTGTCGGGCGAGATCCGCGCCGTCGGCCGCGCGGAAGCCCGGCTGCGCGAAGCTCAGAAACTGGGCTTCGATCACGTCCTGTCCCACCCCCTGACGGTCAAGGGGGATGGCGTTCTGGTCACAGGCGTCAGCCGATTGACGGAAGCGGTCGAACGAATCTCGGAAAACCGCTATTAGGTCAGCGTGCCTGTTGAGGATCGCCCGCTTACGTGACCGGCTTTGACGCCTTCGCCATCCTGGTCATCCTCGCCTCGGCCGCCGCCGGTTGGGTGCGCGGGGCCACGCGCGAGCTGATCACTCTGCTCAGCTTCGTGCTGGCGGCCTTCCTGGCCCTGGTCAGCCTGCCCCTGACCTCGCGGATCGGGCGGGCCCTGATCAATCCGGACTGGGCCGGGACCATCTTCGCCGCCGTCGCCGCCTTCCTGATCATCTATTTCGGCATCCGCATCTTCGGCTCGATGCTGTCGAAGCGGGCTCAGGCCCATCCGACGCTCGGCGGCGTGGATCGTATCCTCGGCGTCTTCGTCGGC
The genomic region above belongs to Brevundimonas goettingensis and contains:
- a CDS encoding replicative DNA helicase, with the protein product MNAYTPFPDTVAVPSLPHNLEVEQALLGALMFDNAIFERLSDRLRGTHFYEPFHQRLYDAIEDHIRQGMLAEPTILMERFKQDPAFAEFGGLRYLADLMDRAPPGANAPDYARVVYDLALRRDLIRIGGDMIKDAPDPETAAIDKIEQAELTLYSLAESGAPSSGFVSFSHALAGAVQMAGEAYQREGKLAGLATHLDDLDSKLGGMHPSDLLILAGRPSMGKTALATNIAFNVARNYRWEPTPDGRKTVSGGVVAFYSLEMSAEQLAMRILADASGVSSDKLRKGEIDASDFGRIRDAAIEIGESPLYIDATGGLAISKLAARARRLKRMEQGLDLIIVDYLQLITVGEGNGNKNRVQEVSEITGGLKALAKELNVPIIALSQLSRQVEQREDKRPQLSDLRESGSIEQDADCVMFVYRESYYLGRTEPREGTEEHLKWQEDMDVLQHQAEVVIGKQRHGPIGIVKLSFDADTTRFGNLAKGYGSSFGDIPE
- the radA gene encoding DNA repair protein RadA, with translation MARDGAIYVCQSCGAVHGKWAGQCNACNQWNVIVEESRAAPPGALKPVSASKTRGLQFESLMSETPEPARIITGVTEFDRVCGGGVVPGSALLLSGDPGVGKSTLLLDVAGRAALAGVKVAYISGEEAIEQIRSRAKRMGLEKAPVALASATALRDILGTLKREKFDIVIVDSVQTLWSDAHEAGPGSVTQVRACAGELVRMAKAGGPAVVLVGHVTKDGQVAGPRVVEHMVDAVLSFEGERGYPFRILRAGKNRFGATDEIGVFEMGDTGLREVSNPSALFLGEGKERAPGAAVFAGIEGSRPVLVEIQALVAPSAYGTPRRAVIGWETGRLAMVLAVLEARCGIGFGNQDVYLNVAGGLRINEPAADLAAAAALISSATGVPLPQGCVVFGEISLSGEIRAVGRAEARLREAQKLGFDHVLSHPLTVKGDGVLVTGVSRLTEAVERISENRY
- the alr gene encoding alanine racemase yields the protein MHAPARLTVDLNALARNYQTLGRVSGLPVQPVVKADGYGLGAAAVATRLMAEGARTFFVARGTEGIALREALGPEAVIYVLDGCHGDQAATLKAAGIRPVINHGQQQAAWTAVGGGPCGLQIDTGMNRLGFRPEDAPEPFEGLELVMTHLACADEPSEPMNTRQRDAFAAATLKYPGVTRSFANSSGCFLGPEFRFDVVRPGIGLYGGGPEAKADPRIAAVATLTAEVLQTRDVPAGESVGYSRGFIAETPVRVATCATGYADGLIRATGTSGSGQVWVHGETRRILGRVSMDVIAVDITGLDVAVGDSIELFGANRLVDDAAKAAGTISYEMLTSVMPRVPRAYIG
- a CDS encoding TonB-dependent receptor plug domain-containing protein, with amino-acid sequence MQARSSRTLLLAFASAGAMLACPLVASAQTAPAAPQDDASTVEEVVVTGTRVAGRSRLDTVAPVDVISGETLQRSGTGTELAASLAAAAPSISFPRPAISDGSDHVRPATLRGLAPDQTLVLINGVRGHIAALLNVNGAIGRGSTAFDLNTIPTVTLGSTEVLRDGASAQYGSEAIAGVINLRLREANHGGGLTLNYGVYDTDFDTARGSHSRHDGETTSVAGWVGLPLGSEGFLTVSGELQQRDPTNRSDYAAPAAVNGGSSTTVLARFGDPKLKSGSIWYNAGTPLSAGWEAYSFGGYQHRYSQSAATARPYNDARNVTAIYPNGFTPVIGAEIDDYNLYGGIKGQAAGFDVDLSVGWGRNELTYTVLNSLNASYGAASKTFFQAGGLDYDQLTVGLDAVKPIELGLYEPLNLAVGAEYRRETFGMTPGEAASYNKGPLNAALGSQGFPGFSPSTAIDVDRHNWAVYADLEGKFTEQFTLGGAVRYEDYSDFGDTLTGKLSARYDVNPFFALRGAISTGFKAPALQQQYFSYTSTNLVTTTAGTSLIEAGTFRVNSPTAIALGAKPLEPEMSTNFSGGFVLRKGGFELTVDAYRIDIQDRIVYSENLGGTGSRDGQSAATAAAINAYLTSAFGISAARFFLNGVDTSTSGVDVVGRYRMPTDSWGRFDFTVAANFNSTEITRTPSNPTISIPGGATITTTPGFLFDRANVLAFEEGTPEQKILGSVDWTYGGFGVTAKATYYDSVLIANNASSLDYSTGYATLLDLEGRYQLPWGVAAAVGVNNLTDEYPIFTPAAINGTTGSVGFPQYSPYGFNGRFFYGRLSYSF
- a CDS encoding CvpA family protein; amino-acid sequence: MTGFDAFAILVILASAAAGWVRGATRELITLLSFVLAAFLALVSLPLTSRIGRALINPDWAGTIFAAVAAFLIIYFGIRIFGSMLSKRAQAHPTLGGVDRILGVFVGAGRSLVLLGAIHLVIVAAMPGDRTPQWLKEAALRPVSAAAARAIQFILPGIGRGADALSPVVDSSVRRGFSDDGALRKPQTGNTSPDAAAP